A stretch of DNA from Paramisgurnus dabryanus chromosome 19, PD_genome_1.1, whole genome shotgun sequence:
AGGTGCTAGATGATCCATGGACAGGCCCTGTGGGCTCTGGAACCATCTTTGAGCTGCATATGGGCCACTGCTCCCCATTAGGCTGGCAACGGCCCTGAGACATATGTACAGACCCACCTGATGACACAAATCCATTATGGTTGAGCGGTTCAGGTACCGTGCCGTCACCACCATCGAAAGGCTCGGGACGAACCCGGTTCTTCACAATCACGCTAACAATCGAAGGATCGCCCTGAGAATCCGTGGAGGGGCTTGGAGATCTAAGGGCAGAGTTTCCACCACCTGAACCATCACCAGACTTTATAAGTGACCCTCCGCCTGCTCCCTGATGTCCCTCGACCTCATCTGGGGCCGACTGGATAGCCTCCTTGGCATCAATGTCAGGAATATCAAACGCTGCCAACAGGTCATCGAAATCGGGGGTTTTCATGTCCCCCATACCGGGAAAGTGGACTCAATCCTAGAACATACATGAATTAAATGTCAGAGGGAAGTGTGTGCTAAAGAATTCCTAAATGGTATTTTATTCAGACTGGACATATTAAAGGGCTcatctcttaaaaaaaattaataataataatattagcCAAAGCCTTTATGACACAATCATGTATCATAATTAGCTGTTTTTTTTGCCAGTATTTATTGGAAGAAAGCAATATTAAGGGAAGAGGATAGTCAACATATCATAAAAAAAGGGTTTTTGCCCATGATATATTATGACACGCCCCTTTTGGTCAACCCCCCCAAATGAAATCATAATCATGTTTATAGATACTAGAAAGCTTAAAGTATAGAAACTCCTAGACAAAAAAAAGGCACATCATGTTTTGTATATGATTGTACAATTTCTCACAACATAAACATAATTTTcataatgcacttttaaaaatcaatTTGCTAACATTGTAAGACAATATGCAAACTGTTTGGTGGTGAGATACTTATAAACTATAAAtctcatttttattttgaaagacaacagcattaaaactaataaataaaaacaaaattacgTGTTTCACATCGTGCCACCGAAAATGACAGAGATCGGCTTTTGTTAGCTTTGGCTAACAGGCACGTACAATCTCAGTGTTACCTTAGCATTGGTGACAACCCAGACACACAGCAATGTTTCCTGTATAAATCATACATCGTTTAAACATACATAAGGTAATATTATACGCTAACGTTGATTTTTTAGTTTAACAATGCCTTTATTACGGGCAACAGTGAGGCACGATACTGTTTAGCACGCTACAGCTGCTATATCAACAAGAGAACCAAAACAACCCCTTTAGATTaaatgaacacattaaaccaaTGAACAACAAGTGACATCTTAAGAAAGATatagattcaacaacacaaaacacaGGTTATTGTTGTATATTTGATCAAAATAAACGCCTTAGAACGGTTAAAAGCTGCAGCTGACCTGGCTAGCTACGAATAGTGAAAGGAATCGAAAAGCTAATCTTTAAATTAAAGGGCTACTGTCACATGTGGTGACTTAAATGTGGTTTTGGTGCAAAAAGGCTGATAAACACACAGGCAGTGGGATGATAAATATATGCATATTGTGTATTCTTAGGTTTGTTCAATCATGACGGCAGGGTCCGTGTTGCCTCGTCGCGAGGGTCATTTAAGCGCAGGCCACTGGATGTGTACGCCAGAATTTACCTGCTTATGTTTCTACTCGCATGGATGCCACATCATACCTTTATGATCATGCATTTCTGTATACACATGTATTGTGTTCGCATCGTGTATTTTCATGCACGGGCAGTTTTTTGTTTACCTGTATATTTGAGATTCCCGACTATCCTCGCTCCAGATGAAGCGCCCTTACTTCCCGTCATCGATCGAGTACGGGCAGGTCTAGGCAGATAACAACGATAATAGTCAAGAGGAAAATTAGTTTGCGTCTTTTCTGGTTATAGTTACATATTTGCATGCCTTGTGCTGGTGGCAGATAACATTTTCGTAATTTATTAAAGaataatttttaacattattaagttatttttacAGAGGTATtgctttgtgtatttatatccTGACAGGATCTCATTTTCACTGTCCTTAGGTTGATTTGGTTTAGGCCTTTATTAGAGGATTCGTTGGTTTCTTTAGAAGCCAAAAAGCACAGGAGCATTGTCTTTATTACATTGTTGTGTTAAATGTCAAGTAAATAACGTAGTCATATTTGTAGCTGTTTTATATTAATCACTACAGTCATTGAATACAAAGAGCAGttgttcttttatttattttacatgaaAACGTTTCGAATGCTATTTCACAATAAATGATGAATCGAAAAGGCATCTAAAAATGAACTCTGTGAAATGaaatgtctgtctatcttttcCAAACGATTTTACAAACAGGTCATAGCTTACTTTCCTTTTCGAAAtcactttaaaataacacattctAAGATTCATtagataaataataaaacagtaaTTATGATGAAAAACAGGACTCATAAATAACCTCATATTAAAGGATCAAGTACATTTAAATTGGAGacagtcctaaaaaatctcctAAAATCAAAACGATAAAGCCGAGATTGTCGCATTTGAAGGTTATAGACTAGGATTTGCTGCCCTCTACAGATGGATACCGGGCGGGCACTACACAAAACAAATAATTATATACATTTAAGGGAAGAGAAAATTAtaatatacacaaaataaaaacagattatACACCTTCAGTGGTGTTATCAAAATATTTATGTTAAATGAATCCGCTGCTTTtcttgtttaagaaaaatacgGAGATCTGAGAAATTTGCCAAGTTAGCTGTACGTTTGCAAATTAATTGCTCATTATTAAAAATGTCccacagaaaacaaaaaaagtttaggATATATTAATTTGACTTGTTGGATGAGTGGTTATAATAATTTGTCAAAAACTTCTGTTTCACAGCGaataaaataaattgattaatgttaatgttttaagGTTTTCCACAAAAAGAGAAGAGACTTTTATTTGTGGATATTTGCGAACAAACGTATCGGTGACGCAAATGTTTAAGATGATAGACAGTTGAAGTATCGAATAGAGAGGCAGTATTCCTGCCCGTGCAGGATGACGTATAAGTGACGTAACTACTTTTGTCAAATGGCAACGGATGTGTAAATATTTGAATGGCTGTGGGCGGGCTGAGCACTCACAGAGGGAAGTTCAAGAGTCGGCGAAAAGTGTTTGTTTTCGCAAAAACTAAAGAAAAAGCACACAAAGTTATTATTTACTGAAGAAGACGTCACTATTGTTTAGGGAGATATAAACAGTAAGTGTTCTGAACAGACTACATTACTAAACAATGTATTTGATGATACTAACGTTAGCTCGAGTTGCATGGTTCGCTACCCAGCATTGGAGGGAAAAGTATAAACACAGAGTAAACAAACTTACTACGCAATTTAAGCAATAATATTGACATATACTTTTTTAGTTAACGTTGAAACAGTCGCTGTCTCTATTCTGAGGTTTTTCTTGCGAGGTTACGTTATACTAAATATGTTGGCATTCCAGACATGTGATTTAATAAATACAGGCTAACTAAACGTTGACCCTTGACATCtttttaaatagttgttttGTAAGTTACACTGTACACCATGTTTTGCCTGTTCATGATATGTCAtattaaatctgttaatcacGCAGAATCACCATCAGATCATGTCTCAGAAGCAGATTTACTACTCTGACAAATACGACGACGACATATTTGAATACAGGTAACTTTCAACAACGCCCTTGTTGTTTATCATTACTGTAATGGTAAGAATAACTGCTTTAATTTTTAAGGTAACAATATTATAGGCAACAGTGGCGGCCGATTACTTTCGAGGGGCAGGAATTCCAAATAAGTGTTCGGGGTGTCACGTGTGTTGCTTGTcatgttaaaatatgtgtttgttgcgtcatgtgaaccatgtgcatcatgcgtcttgtcaaaatacgtgcctgctgcacactcgttgaaagggtttatgataaaagagacgctcacaatCACGTAATACTCGCTAGGCACTAATTTACCACAAAACTCTGATCACACatgtatctggcaaacgcaaacgtctcttttatcataaagcCCGTTGAAGCATCAGCAGCAGGCTCATATTTTGACATCAtgcgtgatgcacataagtttataTGACGCGcccaacacatattttgagatgacgagccacacacatgacagtcTATATACATGTTGTGATAAGGTTCGCATCATGCGCCCTCgtaaaagaagtcaccggccgccactgaaaTGCAACCTAATTTtgccatttattttcttttaatatgGTTGTCTGACTTAATTCAAACCCAGCAGACAGATGTTATTGTAGTTGTATCCCCTTATATTGTGTCAAACGTTGCAgatatatatttaaaggaatagtcaattttcttaaaagaaaaatccagataatttactcaccaccatgtcatccaaaatgttaatgtctttctttgttcagtcgagaagaaattatgttttttgaggaaaacattacccaacacttaatacttaacacttaacagttttttcaatggagtttcaaaggactataaacgatcccaaatgaggaaacgattgtcatttttgacaagaaaaataaaaatatgcagttttaaaccacaacttctcatctaggtccggtccagcgcgacctcacgtaaatgcgtagtgacgtagggaggtcacgtgttacatatatgaaacgcacatttgcggacgattttaaacaataaactgacacaaagacattaattagaattaattgacatacaacaacgtaggaacggtcctctttcaacacacttgtaaacattgGTGCGGAGTTTCGCggtcgtcctctgtgacctcttgacgtcatgacgtattgcgtgaggtcgcgctggcgctttCAGCACCGGACCTAGACgggaaattgtggtttaaaagtgtatattttcatttttattgtcaaaaatgacaatcgtttgcctcgtttgggatcgtttagagtcctttgaaactccgtagaaaaaaactgtgaagtgttaagtattaagtgttgggctctattaaagtccattaaaatcagaaaaatcctgcaatattttcctcaaaaaacataatttcttctcgactgaacagtgaaagatatcaacattttggatgacatagtggtgagtaaattatctggatttttcttttaagaaaattgactattcctttaacgttTAACATTgctttttttaacttttttaggcaTGTTATGCTTCCTAAGGATATCGCCAAAAAAGTTCCCAAGACCCATCTAATGTCCGAGACAGAGTGGAGGAACCTGGGTGTTCAACAAAGTCAAGGATGGGTTCACTACATGATTCATCAGCCTGGTATGTCATGGGTGCATGTTTGTGTCTCTTTGATGTGAATCATGACAGTTACGTGATACACAAATGTGTGGTTTTAAAGTTGTAAAATTCTCACTATCCTGGTAACTCATGAGCTCTTTTCTTGATAGAACCTCACATCCTGCTTTTCCGACGTCCTCTGCCTGCAGTCCAGTCCAAGTGACTCCAGAACAATTAGAAATGCAACAAAACTGTAAAGAATGGACACAGTGAGATGACTGATGTGCTGGGTGTACCTCAGATCAGATCCTTTTGCTGTTCTTGGTCTTGCCTTAACGAAGATGGATTTAAGCACAGTGTCTTGCTGCttctatatttattatataactctttttttttatacttgagtTGAGAAACACTTCACTTCTTATTTTATAGTGGCGGGCCTGTTAACTACAAAGTCTGGATGTAGTGAAACCTGTGTTATAAAGTGCACAGTTTAAATAAAGTATTGTGTATAGAAaaattctttaaataacaaagaTACTGTTGTACCAACATGTGCTTCTGTTTTCATACTAGTAAGTGAATTTATttggtattttttaccaattaaagtatttCATAATGTAATTTGGATGAATATTGAAGTAATTCTGAccttgcctgtgaaaacccagctgaagtcatttttgtgtgatttatttTTCTACATGaaatcctacataatgtaaagaacattctgtgaaaatttaacattgatttctttaatattgactaagtgcacgtcaatgtgaaattaaactttgatgctgcAAATCTCAATattagattgagactttagcctggattttttttacagacaaGGTCACAATTTTTAGCACATATCACATTGAAGATTTTAGCATATtgtttaaagaaatgcttttcatgtgaaattatttgatttaattGGTCTCTTCAAGTATCATTTAACCCGGTAATGTACATTTTAGAATAATCAATGATATTGCAGGTCAGCAGCAGAGCTCAGTTCAGATCTGATATTTCTAGATGTAGGTGTGTGATGTGCAACACTTTAATGTTTCTTGTTTCTAGGCTTGTATAAATGAGTCCGGTAATGGAGTAGTCAACTTCTTTATTCCCTAGCTCTCGTGAATGTGCATACAAATGCTTCCCAGAAGCCAATGTTTATAGTTTAAAaactttcaaatgtaaatgtttcttttacACAAACCCATCATttagcttcataacattaataaacatttattaataaattagtTGTATGGATTACATTTTTGGTGAAGGAATATGctttttggagccttaaaaatgaaaaccaCATAAGATGACAGCAGAAGAACGACATGCAGCTAGGATGGTATGAGGATGAGTTATTATTTCTTCAGTGTCTGAACCATGATGCAGCTTGCCCCCCAATTAATCTTCAAAATCCTCAGATAACCTCTGCTTTTATGAATAATTTAAATTGATGTTGGGCCCATAACAAAGACTCTTAAACTGGTTCTTGTCAAGTTATTTTATATCTCAATGTATAATCTGTTTTTAATGAAGGATGGAAtgagtattttgtattttgttgctTTTTCAGCTGCTTTTCAAGTTTATTAAAGTAAAATGTACTAGATACAGTGTTCTCGTATGAATTGGCTCAGCTCAGATTTAGCGTGTTCTCACTCATACTTTGTCCTTAAAGTCCAGCTATTTTTATAAAGCTAAACTGACAGAAGTGAAACCATTACAGCTTACCAAATGGGTGGGGTATATTACAGGGAtttgttgtaacacttgctGAAAAATTctatttaaacacaaataattcaatattCTATCTATACTGTTTGCTAAAGGTGAATGTGTTTATCTGTCTATACCAGATATCCACATACTGCATCCATCCATACATGCCTACCTCATCTAAGCATCCTTCTATTACGGATCAATGCATATGAATAGATATTTTTGAAAGGGTCACTTAAAAGACACACATTTTAATTGTCAATTATTCATATTGTTTTTACAGTTatgatttttattaattaaattcacttagttgtaacactgtgttaTTGTAATAAATCCTGCTGTGTAAAGAAACATTTGAAGTCGGGCAATTGCTAGAAAATGTTGAGGAGTTTCAAAATTGTTCTATATTTTTGCACAGACGGAGGGGGAATTCCAAACTGCACACAGAAACAGTCGCCccacgttgtttttcattactctaTTCCCAAAATGTATGTTAACGTACTATAGTAtaagacacagtagcgcaactctctctaaagtttacactcaagagttctgatccatCACAGCACTACACGTCTGTGCAACTGTGATTGTATTGTAGCCTGTCAGCTTTGCATTCTCACCAACAGTTTAATACTTGTTCGCACATCCAAACGTGCCTCATCTTCTTTTCAATCAACGTTGCGAAACAGCAGTCGCATCATCTCAATTAATCACTCAATTTGCATTGCGAAACAGCAGTCGCACcctctcaatgaatcactcaatttgcatTGCGAAACAGCAGTCGCATCCTTTTCAACCcactttatatttttacaaaaaattgtAGTATTAGAATGGACAatgtttatacttttttatcTTGACTTGTTTGgtcttttgttttgttaaactTGTACTGAGCTATAGGGCTTATTCGCAAACAGCGGAAGTAGCTAACCGTGGCCATATTGTTGACATGACATCTGTCCTGTCTCTAGCCACACGTAGATTTGAGTTGAGGGGAGCAGTAGCCTAATGGCTTCATCTCGTCGGTATCAAGAGAAGATAAGCTTGATTGGTGTGAACCCATATCAAATAGACCCAAAAGCCTTAAGTTAAGATCCATTCTGATTGCCAGCCGTAACTTATCTAAATATTTATAACTATATCGTTCATACAGTATCCGCATACATCATACAAGCACtaaagggccgttcacattataatgATAATAACTATAACGTTaactataacgataactatattaGCGTCTACATCACCAAACGATACGTTTATGCTAATTTGCTCATGACACTTGCCTTTAATATTGCTTGTAGTAAAAACTTTTGCAAATGTCCTCAACACGCTGCGTTTCACGTATCTCTAAACAGTGAATCTAATAGTTTGTGCAATCTCTTACCTTTTGGCATAACAGTTAGTTAATGTAATAGAATAAAAAGCATTACGTAGTTTCATTGTATCTGTATCGTTATAGTTTTGGGGTGAACTCCGCTATTCTTATAAAACGATTttcaaaactatattttttataattattattataatgtgaacggcccttaaTTCCCTAGTATCAATGCCAGACCTATTTTGTTCATATAGTTATTAATAGTAATAATGTCGTGGTTTCTATGTCAACAACATGGCTGCCGCAAAAATTGATGACTTAGGTCGAATAACTCCTATTCCCATTTATTTGTCCACAATACTCTGTCGGATGATGCAAAATTATGTGTTTTGGGAACAAGAAGCATTCTGGGaatcaaaatctgaaggaaaaaaatgaaaaaagattGATGATTTGCCGGTTGCCATGGTTTGCATAAGGttgtttttttatagttttattctgtaaagacagagacttgttaatgtttaatgttcatttaactttgacaaatctaaattagagaaaaaatGAATGGGTCCaatatcattggtcttaaaaggTGGGTCAGTCTTGTCCCACCCACATTAAGGGTTCCGACGCCCATTTCCACCCTTTCATAAGCATGAGAAAAACTTGTTAGAGGCATAAAGACCTTTGGATCTCATTCTTCTATACAGTAAGTTATTTAATTGGATTTTATGCTTTAAAGCTCTATTTCTAACCTgctttgaattattttatttaaatattcttTAAGCATCCTAAAACTACActttcattttcaaaagatgGTGTGATTCTGGTTTACTTTTTATAGTTTGAAGTGCTTAAATGTCTAATTGATTGTATTTTAACAGTGGATATATTGGTTTGTAATTCAAATGTATTCATTCCAAATTGTTGCATGTTCTTGTGTGCAGTCCTGCTAAAAACTTTACCGCCAATAATACATTTGTTCACATTTACCGAGAAACTCAACACATGTTTCTTGCATACATAATTTTTTATCTGTGCTTGTTAACAAATGCAATTTGTGACTACAgaaactaaaacaagataatatcaacAGAAAAAATTTTAACCATTTATTCTGTGACATCTCTCCACAGCCAAATATTTTCATGAATGTTAGAATAAATCTATACCACACTTTTGTTGAATAGACCCTGTAACAAAGCATTATTTACATGTAGGATCCCGAGAACAAACAAGTACAGCAACAAGTTGGTTAATTCTGACATTATTGTGGGGTTACAGTGTGGGgttttaacacaaaaaacatATGTTCTGTATTCGTGGAATAGGCATCTGGAATAAATAAAATTCACAGTAAAGAACGCTAAAGGACACACAGGAATACTATCTGACCAAAACACATCTTAGAATTCTTAGATGCATCGCGATGCAGGACGTGgacgattctgaatcgattcacaaatgtcaaaaaTCGATTTTCTGCaagaaaaatctaataaa
This window harbors:
- the cks1b gene encoding cyclin-dependent kinases regulatory subunit 1 — its product is MSQKQIYYSDKYDDDIFEYRHVMLPKDIAKKVPKTHLMSETEWRNLGVQQSQGWVHYMIHQPEPHILLFRRPLPAVQSK